One part of the Pseudopipra pipra isolate bDixPip1 chromosome 3, bDixPip1.hap1, whole genome shotgun sequence genome encodes these proteins:
- the PRDM1 gene encoding PR domain zinc finger protein 1 isoform X2, which yields MKMDMEDADMTLWTEADFEEKCTYIVNDHPLDPSADGGTLTQAEASLPRNLTFKYASNCKEVTGVISKEYIPKGTRFGPLVGEIYTSDTVPKNANRKYFWRIYSSGELHHFIDGFNEDKSNWMRYVNPGYSVQEQNLAACQNGMNIYFYTIKPIPANQELLVWYCRDFAERLHYPSSRELTMMNLTQTHINPKQHSADKDELYQKSIPKKEHSVKEILKMESNPTKGKDFFQTNISPVTPEKDLDDLRKNYSPERCFFPRVVYPIRPHIPEDYLKASLAYGMDRPSYITHSPIQASTTPSPSGRSSPDQSLKSSSPHSSPGVTVSPLAPTSQEHREPYSYLNGSYGSEGLGSYPGYAPPGHLPPTFLPSYNPHYPKFLLPPFNMSCNNLSALNNINGINNFNLFPRMYPLYGNLLSGGSLSHHMLNPTTLPSSLPSEGGRRLLQPDHPRDFLIPAPNSAFSITGAAASMKDKPCSPTSGSPTAGTAASSEHIMQPKPTSVVLAATGGEEAMNLIKSKRNVTGYKTLPYPLKKQNGKIKYECNVCSKTFGQLSNLKVHLRVHSGERPFKCQTCNKGFTQLAHLQKHYLVHTGEKPHECQVCHKRFSSTSNLKTHLRLHSGEKPYQCKLCPAKFTQFVHLKLHKRLHTRERPHKCIHCHKSYIHLCSLQVHLKGNCPVAPASGLSMEDLNRINEEIEKFDISDNADKLEEVEDNIDLTSIVEKDILTLLRREMEGANLKVSLQRNLGNGLISSGCNLYESSDLSIMKLPHGHPLPLLPVKVKQETVEPMDP from the exons ATGAAAATGGACATGGAGGATGCTGACATGACTCTGTGGACAGAAGCTGATTTTGAAGAGAAGTGCACATACATTGTAAATGATCACCCGTTGGATCCCAGTGCTGATGGAGGCACCCTAACTCAGGCAGAGGCTTCCTTGCCAAGGAACTTGACTTTCAAATATGCATCTAACTGCAAAGAG GTCACTGGAGTTATAAGCAAAGAGTACATCCCAAAAGGAACACGCTTTGGACCCCTGGTAGGAGAGATCTATACCAGCGATACGGTTCCCAagaatgcaaacagaaaatacttttgGCGG ATCTATTCAAGTGGTGAGCTTCACCACTTCATTGATGGATTTAACGAGGACAAGAGCAACTGGATGCGTTATGTAAACCCTGGCTACTCTGTTCAGGAACAGAACTTGGCTGCTTGTCAGAATGGAATGAACATCTACTTCTATACCATCAAGCCCATCCCTGCCAACCAAGAGCTGCTTGTGTGGTATTGCCGAGACTTTGCAGAAAGGCTGCACTATCCCTCCTCCAGAGAGCTGACAATGATGAACCTCA CACAAACCCACATTAATCCAAAGCAGCACAGTGCTGATAAGGATGAGCTTTATCAGAAGAGCATCCCAAAGAAGGAGCACAGTGTGAAAGAAATCCTGAAAATGGAATCCAATCCTACAAAAGGAAAAGACTTCTTCCAGACCAACATTTCACCAGTTACTCCAGAAAAAGACTTGGATGATTTGCGTAAAAACTATAGCCCGGAGAGGTGTTTCTTCCCTCGAGTTGTCTACCCAATCCGACCTCACATTCCAGAAGACTATCTGAAAGCTTCCTTAGCATACGGGATGGACAGACCCAGCTACATTACTCACTCACCCATCCAGGCATCTACTACACCGAGTCCTTCTGGGAGGAGCAGCCCAGACCAAAGTTTAAAAAGTTCAAGCCCTCACAGCAGTCCAGGGGTCACTGTTTCACCTCTGGCACCTACTTCCCAAGAGCACAGAGAGCCATACTCTTACTTGAATGGATCGTATGGCTCAGAAGGATTAGGGTCTTACCCTGGATATGCACCCCCTGGCCACCTCCCACCTACCTTTCTACCATCCTATAACCCCCACTACCCCAAATTCCTGTTACCTCCATTCAATATGAGCTGTAATAACTTGAGTGCTTTGAACAATATCAATGGCATCAACAATTTCAATCTCTTCCCAAGGATGTATCCTCTTTATGGCAACCTGCTCAGTGGAGGTAGCCTTTCCCACCACATGCTGAACCCCACCACACTCCCCAGTTCATTGCCGAGTGAAGGAGGCCGTCGATTGCTGCAGCCTGATCATCCGAGAGACTTCCTCATACCAGCACCTAACAGTGCCTTCTCTATCACAGGCGCTGCTGCCAGCATGAAGGACAAGCCATGCAGCCCTACCAGTGGGTCACCCACTGCTGGTACAGCAGCCAGTTCGGAACATATAATGCAACCTAAACCTACCTCAGTGGTGTTGGCTGCCACCGGCGGTGAAGAAGCCATGAATCTCATTAAAAGTAAGAGGAATGTGACCGGTTACAAAACTCTCCCATACCCACTTAAGAAGCAAAATGGGAAGATCAAGTATGAATGCAATGTTTGCTCCAAGACCTTTGGCCAGCTCTCCAATCTGAAG GTGCACCTCAGAGTACACAGTGGAGAGAGACCATTTAAATGCCAGACTTGCAATAAAGGCTTCACACAGTTGGCTCACCTCCAGAAGCACTATCTGGTACACACGGGAGAAAAACCCCATGAGTGTCAG GTTTGTCACAAGCGGTTCAGCAGCACCAGCAATCTCAAAACCCACCTGCGGCTCCACTCTGGAGAGAAGCCTTACCAGTGCAAGCTCTGCCCAGCCAAATTCACCCAGTTTGTGCACCTGAAGCTGCACAAGCGTCTCCACACCCGGGAACGCCCCCATAAATGCATCCACTGCCACAAGAGCTACATTCACCTCTGCAGCCTCCAGGTCCACCTGAAGGGCAACTGCCCCGTCGCTCCTGCCTCTGGCCTCTCCATGGAGGACCTGAATCGAATCAATGAGGAGATCGAGAAGTTCGACATCAGTGACAATGCTGACAAGTTGGAAGAAGTGGAGGACAATATCGACTTAACATCGATCGTGGAAAAGGATATACTGACCCTGCTCAGGAGGGAAATGGAAGGAGCTAATCTGAAAGTATCTCTACAGAGGAACCTAGGAAATGGGCTCATCTCATCAGGATGCAACCTTTACGAGTCGTCAGATCTGTCAATTATGAAGTTGCCTCACGGTCATCCACTACCTCTGTTACCTGTAAAGGTCAAGCAAGAAACAGTTGAACCAATGGACCCTTAA
- the PRDM1 gene encoding PR domain zinc finger protein 1 isoform X1 produces MRIKGCFLFFQAATQCSSNTVSFKDLVKGREWTMKMDMEDADMTLWTEADFEEKCTYIVNDHPLDPSADGGTLTQAEASLPRNLTFKYASNCKEVTGVISKEYIPKGTRFGPLVGEIYTSDTVPKNANRKYFWRIYSSGELHHFIDGFNEDKSNWMRYVNPGYSVQEQNLAACQNGMNIYFYTIKPIPANQELLVWYCRDFAERLHYPSSRELTMMNLTQTHINPKQHSADKDELYQKSIPKKEHSVKEILKMESNPTKGKDFFQTNISPVTPEKDLDDLRKNYSPERCFFPRVVYPIRPHIPEDYLKASLAYGMDRPSYITHSPIQASTTPSPSGRSSPDQSLKSSSPHSSPGVTVSPLAPTSQEHREPYSYLNGSYGSEGLGSYPGYAPPGHLPPTFLPSYNPHYPKFLLPPFNMSCNNLSALNNINGINNFNLFPRMYPLYGNLLSGGSLSHHMLNPTTLPSSLPSEGGRRLLQPDHPRDFLIPAPNSAFSITGAAASMKDKPCSPTSGSPTAGTAASSEHIMQPKPTSVVLAATGGEEAMNLIKSKRNVTGYKTLPYPLKKQNGKIKYECNVCSKTFGQLSNLKVHLRVHSGERPFKCQTCNKGFTQLAHLQKHYLVHTGEKPHECQVCHKRFSSTSNLKTHLRLHSGEKPYQCKLCPAKFTQFVHLKLHKRLHTRERPHKCIHCHKSYIHLCSLQVHLKGNCPVAPASGLSMEDLNRINEEIEKFDISDNADKLEEVEDNIDLTSIVEKDILTLLRREMEGANLKVSLQRNLGNGLISSGCNLYESSDLSIMKLPHGHPLPLLPVKVKQETVEPMDP; encoded by the exons ATGAGGATTAaaggctgttttctttttttccaggctgctaCACAGTGTAGCTCGAACACTGTGAGTTTCAAGGATCTGGTGAAAGGGAGAGAGTGGACAATGAAAATGGACATGGAGGATGCTGACATGACTCTGTGGACAGAAGCTGATTTTGAAGAGAAGTGCACATACATTGTAAATGATCACCCGTTGGATCCCAGTGCTGATGGAGGCACCCTAACTCAGGCAGAGGCTTCCTTGCCAAGGAACTTGACTTTCAAATATGCATCTAACTGCAAAGAG GTCACTGGAGTTATAAGCAAAGAGTACATCCCAAAAGGAACACGCTTTGGACCCCTGGTAGGAGAGATCTATACCAGCGATACGGTTCCCAagaatgcaaacagaaaatacttttgGCGG ATCTATTCAAGTGGTGAGCTTCACCACTTCATTGATGGATTTAACGAGGACAAGAGCAACTGGATGCGTTATGTAAACCCTGGCTACTCTGTTCAGGAACAGAACTTGGCTGCTTGTCAGAATGGAATGAACATCTACTTCTATACCATCAAGCCCATCCCTGCCAACCAAGAGCTGCTTGTGTGGTATTGCCGAGACTTTGCAGAAAGGCTGCACTATCCCTCCTCCAGAGAGCTGACAATGATGAACCTCA CACAAACCCACATTAATCCAAAGCAGCACAGTGCTGATAAGGATGAGCTTTATCAGAAGAGCATCCCAAAGAAGGAGCACAGTGTGAAAGAAATCCTGAAAATGGAATCCAATCCTACAAAAGGAAAAGACTTCTTCCAGACCAACATTTCACCAGTTACTCCAGAAAAAGACTTGGATGATTTGCGTAAAAACTATAGCCCGGAGAGGTGTTTCTTCCCTCGAGTTGTCTACCCAATCCGACCTCACATTCCAGAAGACTATCTGAAAGCTTCCTTAGCATACGGGATGGACAGACCCAGCTACATTACTCACTCACCCATCCAGGCATCTACTACACCGAGTCCTTCTGGGAGGAGCAGCCCAGACCAAAGTTTAAAAAGTTCAAGCCCTCACAGCAGTCCAGGGGTCACTGTTTCACCTCTGGCACCTACTTCCCAAGAGCACAGAGAGCCATACTCTTACTTGAATGGATCGTATGGCTCAGAAGGATTAGGGTCTTACCCTGGATATGCACCCCCTGGCCACCTCCCACCTACCTTTCTACCATCCTATAACCCCCACTACCCCAAATTCCTGTTACCTCCATTCAATATGAGCTGTAATAACTTGAGTGCTTTGAACAATATCAATGGCATCAACAATTTCAATCTCTTCCCAAGGATGTATCCTCTTTATGGCAACCTGCTCAGTGGAGGTAGCCTTTCCCACCACATGCTGAACCCCACCACACTCCCCAGTTCATTGCCGAGTGAAGGAGGCCGTCGATTGCTGCAGCCTGATCATCCGAGAGACTTCCTCATACCAGCACCTAACAGTGCCTTCTCTATCACAGGCGCTGCTGCCAGCATGAAGGACAAGCCATGCAGCCCTACCAGTGGGTCACCCACTGCTGGTACAGCAGCCAGTTCGGAACATATAATGCAACCTAAACCTACCTCAGTGGTGTTGGCTGCCACCGGCGGTGAAGAAGCCATGAATCTCATTAAAAGTAAGAGGAATGTGACCGGTTACAAAACTCTCCCATACCCACTTAAGAAGCAAAATGGGAAGATCAAGTATGAATGCAATGTTTGCTCCAAGACCTTTGGCCAGCTCTCCAATCTGAAG GTGCACCTCAGAGTACACAGTGGAGAGAGACCATTTAAATGCCAGACTTGCAATAAAGGCTTCACACAGTTGGCTCACCTCCAGAAGCACTATCTGGTACACACGGGAGAAAAACCCCATGAGTGTCAG GTTTGTCACAAGCGGTTCAGCAGCACCAGCAATCTCAAAACCCACCTGCGGCTCCACTCTGGAGAGAAGCCTTACCAGTGCAAGCTCTGCCCAGCCAAATTCACCCAGTTTGTGCACCTGAAGCTGCACAAGCGTCTCCACACCCGGGAACGCCCCCATAAATGCATCCACTGCCACAAGAGCTACATTCACCTCTGCAGCCTCCAGGTCCACCTGAAGGGCAACTGCCCCGTCGCTCCTGCCTCTGGCCTCTCCATGGAGGACCTGAATCGAATCAATGAGGAGATCGAGAAGTTCGACATCAGTGACAATGCTGACAAGTTGGAAGAAGTGGAGGACAATATCGACTTAACATCGATCGTGGAAAAGGATATACTGACCCTGCTCAGGAGGGAAATGGAAGGAGCTAATCTGAAAGTATCTCTACAGAGGAACCTAGGAAATGGGCTCATCTCATCAGGATGCAACCTTTACGAGTCGTCAGATCTGTCAATTATGAAGTTGCCTCACGGTCATCCACTACCTCTGTTACCTGTAAAGGTCAAGCAAGAAACAGTTGAACCAATGGACCCTTAA